One stretch of Pseudomonas fragi DNA includes these proteins:
- the secG gene encoding preprotein translocase subunit SecG codes for MLDNVVTVFHLLTALGVIALVLLQQGKGADAGASFGAGASNTVFGSQGSSTFLSKFTAILAAGFFITSLGLGYFAKEKAEQLTQVGLPNPAVLEVPVQKPASDDVPVLQEQKSATPATDVPPAQEQK; via the coding sequence ATGCTGGATAACGTCGTAACTGTGTTTCATCTGTTGACAGCATTGGGTGTGATTGCCCTGGTTTTGCTGCAACAGGGCAAGGGAGCGGATGCTGGAGCATCTTTCGGCGCAGGTGCATCAAATACTGTGTTCGGAAGCCAAGGTTCCTCTACCTTTCTTAGTAAGTTTACTGCTATACTTGCCGCAGGTTTTTTCATAACCAGCTTAGGGTTAGGTTACTTTGCTAAAGAGAAAGCTGAACAGCTGACTCAAGTAGGTTTGCCAAACCCAGCGGTGTTGGAAGTGCCAGTGCAAAAACCGGCTTCAGATGATGTTCCGGTGCTTCAAGAGCAAAAGTCGGCAACTCCTGCGACTGACGTACCTCCAGCTCAAGAGCAAAAGTAA
- the tpiA gene encoding triose-phosphate isomerase — protein MRRTMVAGNWKMHGTRASVAELIDGLRGLVLPNDVDVAVFPPQLFIDRVINGLQGAAISVGAQDAAVESGQGALTGEVSSSQLADAGCKLVLVGHSERRLILGEQDETLNRKFAAAQASGLTPVLCIGETLEQREAGQTLEVVERQLNAVIDEFGIDAFVNAVIAYEPVWAIGTGLTASPQQAQDVHAAIRAQLAQKNSEVAQGVRLLYGGSVKAANAVELFSMPDIDGGLIGGASLNADEFGAIIRAAGN, from the coding sequence ATGCGTCGCACTATGGTAGCTGGTAACTGGAAGATGCACGGTACCCGCGCCAGCGTCGCTGAGCTGATCGACGGTCTGCGTGGTCTGGTCCTGCCAAACGATGTTGATGTTGCAGTATTTCCGCCTCAGCTGTTTATTGATCGTGTTATCAATGGCTTGCAAGGCGCAGCGATTTCGGTCGGTGCTCAGGATGCTGCGGTGGAGTCGGGGCAGGGCGCGCTGACTGGTGAGGTTTCCTCTAGCCAGTTGGCAGACGCAGGTTGCAAGCTGGTGCTTGTGGGGCACTCTGAACGCCGCCTGATTCTGGGTGAGCAGGATGAGACACTCAACCGCAAGTTTGCAGCGGCCCAAGCCTCTGGCTTGACGCCAGTGCTGTGCATAGGGGAGACCCTGGAGCAGCGCGAAGCGGGACAAACGCTTGAAGTGGTAGAGCGTCAGCTGAATGCCGTGATTGACGAGTTTGGCATCGATGCTTTTGTAAATGCCGTGATTGCATACGAGCCGGTCTGGGCCATTGGCACCGGGCTGACCGCATCGCCACAGCAAGCGCAAGATGTGCATGCGGCCATTCGCGCACAGCTGGCGCAAAAGAATTCTGAAGTGGCACAAGGTGTGCGGCTTCTATACGGCGGCAGCGTGAAGGCGGCCAATGCGGTCGAACTGTTCAGCATGCCGGATATCGATGGGGGACTCATTGGTGGGGCTTCCCTGAATGCAGATGAGTTCGGTGCGATCATTCGTGCCGCAGGAAACTGA
- the glmM gene encoding phosphoglucosamine mutase — MTKKYFGTDGIRGRVGVYPITPDFMLKLGWAAGMAFRSKGACRILVGKDTRISGYMFESALEAGLSAAGADVMLLGPMPTPAIAYLTRTFHAEAGIVISASHNPHDDNGIKFFSGEGTKLPDDVELMIEELLDAPMTVVDSDKLGKVSRINDAPGRYIEFCKSSVPSSTKFSGMKIVLDCAHGATYKVAPSVFKELGAQVVVLSAQPDGLNINENCGSTHMGQLQAAVVAEGADLGIAFDGDGDRVLMVDHAGAVVDGDELLFIIARDLHERGKLQGGVVGTLMSNLGLELALADLGIEFVRANVGDRYVIAALQERNWLVGGENSGHIVCFQHTTTGDAIIAALQVLLSLRRREESLAQSRQALRKCPQVLLNVRFAGGVNPVEHPEVKAACARVTAAMNGRGRVLLRKSGTEPLVRVMVEGDDENMVRGYAEELAKLVSEVCS, encoded by the coding sequence ATGACAAAGAAGTATTTTGGCACCGACGGTATTCGTGGTCGGGTCGGCGTTTATCCGATTACCCCTGACTTTATGCTCAAGTTGGGCTGGGCAGCGGGCATGGCGTTTCGCAGCAAGGGTGCTTGCCGCATCCTGGTAGGCAAGGACACGCGTATTTCGGGCTACATGTTTGAATCGGCCCTTGAGGCCGGTTTGTCGGCTGCCGGGGCGGATGTGATGCTGCTGGGGCCTATGCCCACGCCGGCCATTGCCTACCTGACCCGTACCTTCCATGCGGAAGCGGGCATCGTGATCAGCGCTTCGCACAACCCCCATGACGATAATGGCATCAAGTTCTTTTCCGGCGAGGGCACCAAGCTGCCTGACGACGTTGAACTGATGATCGAAGAGTTGCTGGATGCGCCGATGACGGTTGTCGACTCCGACAAGCTCGGCAAGGTCTCGCGGATCAATGATGCGCCGGGTCGTTATATCGAATTTTGCAAAAGCAGCGTGCCAAGCAGCACCAAATTCAGCGGCATGAAGATTGTTCTCGATTGCGCCCACGGTGCGACCTACAAGGTTGCGCCAAGTGTTTTCAAGGAGCTGGGTGCTCAAGTCGTTGTACTGTCGGCTCAGCCTGATGGCCTGAACATCAACGAAAACTGCGGTTCGACCCATATGGGTCAGTTGCAGGCGGCCGTGGTGGCTGAAGGTGCGGACCTGGGTATTGCCTTTGATGGCGACGGCGACCGGGTATTGATGGTTGACCATGCCGGTGCCGTGGTCGATGGCGATGAGCTGTTGTTTATCATTGCCCGTGACTTGCATGAGCGTGGCAAATTGCAGGGTGGTGTTGTCGGTACCCTGATGAGCAACCTTGGCCTTGAGCTGGCATTGGCTGACCTGGGTATTGAGTTCGTGCGCGCCAATGTGGGCGACCGTTATGTGATCGCGGCCCTGCAAGAGCGTAACTGGCTGGTAGGGGGTGAAAACTCCGGGCATATCGTGTGCTTCCAGCACACCACGACGGGCGATGCGATCATTGCGGCGCTGCAGGTGCTGCTGTCCTTGCGTCGTCGCGAAGAAAGCCTGGCCCAGTCGCGCCAGGCGCTACGCAAGTGCCCGCAAGTGTTGCTGAATGTTCGTTTTGCTGGCGGTGTCAATCCGGTTGAGCATCCCGAGGTCAAGGCGGCGTGCGCGCGAGTGACGGCGGCCATGAACGGTCGTGGTCGCGTGTTGCTGCGCAAGTCTGGAACAGAGCCTCTGGTGCGTGTCATGGTCGAAGGTGATGACGAAAACATGGTTCGCGGCTACGCCGAAGAGCTGGCAAAACTGGTAAGTGAAGTTTGTTCCTGA